GCAGCGCAATGAGGGTGGCGCTGGCCCCGGCGAGCAGGCCGATCAGAGCGGCGCGTGGCACCCCGTGGAATTTTGGCGCACGGCGCTTGTATGCGGTGTGGGCTGCACCAAACGCGGCGATGAATAGCGCCAGAAGAGTGACGATATTGATTTGGGTATCTTCAATGGGTAGCCAGAACAGAGTTACGATCCCCGCTCCGATCGCTGCGAAACGCAGCCATAACGGTGAACGGGCAGGGGTCTCAGACACTATGGCGGATGCGGTCTACAGCTTCTTCAGTGAGCGGAATCGCCACCTGTATTTGGGTGCCAACCCCGGGGGTTGAGTCGATATTGATGACGCCGTTCACCAGTTCGGTGCGCTCGCGCAGGTTGAGCATCCCCAGGCTGCCGCGATGCTCGTAAGAAGCTGTCACCGACTTGACATCAAAGCCCTGACCATCGTCCTGAATTTCAAGCAGCGCCAGGTCTTCCTGAATTGGGCGCAGGCGCACGTAGATATGCTCTGCTTCGGCGTGTTTGCGGGCGTTGTTGACTGCTTCTTCAATAATGTAGAAGATGATGCCCTGTTTGTCCATCTCAAACTGGTCGACGATTTCAGGGTCAAGTTTGGGAATGACGGTTTGTTTGTAGCTTTCGTACATTTTCTCGGCCATAGCGTCGACGGCTGCGCTCAGGCCTTGTGTTTCAAGCACCAGCGGGCGCAGGGTAAAGAGCATGTGGCGGATCTCTTTGGTGGTGCGCCGGGCCAGGTCTTCAATTTTGAAGAGTTCATCGGCTGCAGCGCCCTGGTCGCGTTCCATCAGACGGCGTGCGAAGTTGACGCGCATGGCAATGGCTGCAATCGATTGGGTTGGCCCATCGTGCAAATCGCGGGCGAGTTTTTTGCGCCCTTCTTCCTGAATTTCTGTCATGCGCTCTTTTTCCAAGGATAAGTCCTGATATAGACGCGCGTTTTGTATCGAGATCACAGCTTGTTTGGCGATGATATTGAGGACTTCACGATGCGTGGGATGGAAAAAATCGGCCTGGGGGTGAGCAAAGAACATGACTCCGTACGTATCTATCCCCTGGCGCAATGGAATACAGTAGAGCGAAGCGCAACCCTGCAAAGCCATGATGCGTCCCAATTCGGGGTCTTGGGACGGGTTTTGGGCAAAAATTGCCCCACCCTCATCCACGACTTCCTTGAGAATACCGCGTTGCGCAGGAAAAGTTTGTTTTAGATCGGCAGGGGTTAGCCGGCGTGATGCGCCAAAATAAAGATCGGGATCTCCATCATTCCCGCTAGAGAATAAAAGTACGGAGCCGACGAGACGGTCTTCTGGGATATTGCTGGTCGCCAGCGCTTTCAGTCCCATATCCAGCGCGGCTTCGAGTACGCGCTGGTAATTGAGCGTTGAGGTGAGGTTGCTGAGTAGCTGGTAGACCTCGCGCATGCGGTTGGCATCCAGTTGTTGGGCTTTTACTTTGGCGATAGTCTGGCGCCTGCGGGCTTCTTCGCGCTGTTTGCCCTTGCTACTGGACGAACGCGCTCGATTGCGTTGCGACCAGATGAAATTAACTACACCGCCACCGAGCAGAAAAGCAGCCAGGCTCACGATGCCCGCCAGGTATGCTGGATTGATGTTTGAAAGGAGATCGGGTATGCTCATTGGGTTGATCTGAGAAAATCAAGTTTGAAAGCGTATTCGGGATTAACCCCGTATTGTTGATATACCAGGACGACAGGGTGAATTGCGACGTTAATCATACCCCAAAAGCAGCGAAATGGCAAAAAAAGCTAGTACCGAAGTTCTAAAAATATAACAGGGGATGGGAGATAGAAGACGGAGCAAAATATTACTCCGTCTTCTATCTCCCATCTTCCGTACTTCTTAGTCATCCATGTGCTCGATGATGGCATCACCGAATTCGGAGCATTT
This genomic stretch from Chloroflexota bacterium harbors:
- a CDS encoding GAF domain-containing sensor histidine kinase; its protein translation is MSIPDLLSNINPAYLAGIVSLAAFLLGGGVVNFIWSQRNRARSSSSKGKQREEARRRQTIAKVKAQQLDANRMREVYQLLSNLTSTLNYQRVLEAALDMGLKALATSNIPEDRLVGSVLLFSSGNDGDPDLYFGASRRLTPADLKQTFPAQRGILKEVVDEGGAIFAQNPSQDPELGRIMALQGCASLYCIPLRQGIDTYGVMFFAHPQADFFHPTHREVLNIIAKQAVISIQNARLYQDLSLEKERMTEIQEEGRKKLARDLHDGPTQSIAAIAMRVNFARRLMERDQGAAADELFKIEDLARRTTKEIRHMLFTLRPLVLETQGLSAAVDAMAEKMYESYKQTVIPKLDPEIVDQFEMDKQGIIFYIIEEAVNNARKHAEAEHIYVRLRPIQEDLALLEIQDDGQGFDVKSVTASYEHRGSLGMLNLRERTELVNGVINIDSTPGVGTQIQVAIPLTEEAVDRIRHSV